The DNA segment TGATATTGACATCATGGCCGCCGCGCGCCTTTTCAAGCAAAAGGTAGGCCCAGGAATACAAATCTCCAGAAGCCATGGTCTCTTCGATCAGGCCCAGCTTGTTGGTAGCGGCTTCCATGTCTGCCTGGGCCTGCGCGGCCAGGCTGACGACCTTCCTGGCCTTATCCAGTTTGTCCCTGGCCTTGCCGAGTGCGGTTCGACTTGTTTTTAGTTGATCGTTGCGTGTTCTGACAACTCCCAGCCAAAGGCCCACACTGATCGCGATCGTTCCAATCGCCACGAGGATCAGTTTGTCACGTTTATCTTTGGAAAGTCGGGGCATGGTCAGCGGGTTTTTTCGGGGTACCGACATTCAAGTGTGAATGTGACAAACCGTTTCCCGGGATTGTTGGGATCCAGCTGTTCCGGTGAACGCAGCGTCAACTCGATTTTCTGTAAATTCGTCTTGAACTGCGCGTAGTTATTGATCGCTTCCTGAAATTTATAAATCTGGTCGCCGGGACGTTTGGAGTAGTCTTTCGCATCAATTGTGAACGTAATCCGTTCTGTGGAAGTGCCCGGCTTGCCACGGCTGACGATCCCGTCGGAATTCGTGGACGGCTTGACCGGTTCAGTGATCGCGTAGCTCTGGACGGTGTTCAGGCGCAGCACCTGGATGTCGTCAACGTTTGCGATCACGTACTGCAGGGCGTTCAGAGGCGTGCCCCAAAGAAAACGGTTCGACGCGAGGGACTGCAAAGCTGCCCATTTGCGCCGGGCTTCCGCGGCGCCGTCGAGATTTGCCATTACTTTTTTATATTCGGGCTCGAGTTTTTTCCACTCGGATTCGCACTTGTTGACTTCGTGCATGGCGGCCATCAGTTTGATTTGCAGACGACCGCTCCAGATCACCACCACTCCGACTATCAATCCGGCGACCCACATCGCGCGTTTGACGGGATCGCGTCTGCGCAGATCTTCCGCTGCCTGCTGTTCGGCCAGTAGATTGAGGCGTATCGGCATAGGTGTTATAGCGATGCCAGCGCCGCCCCAATGACCACGGAGAGTTGCGGAGCGATCTGGTCCACTTCGCCCATTTGTTGCGGCGGCAACGCCATGTTTAGAAAAGTTGTCGGGTTCCAGCTCGTGCAGGGAACCATCAGTTCGGTCTGGAGGATTTGAACGATATAATCCGATCGCGCCGAACCGCCCGAAACAAACACCTGAGTCACCGGCTTGTCCTGCTGGTGCTCGAAAAAATCAACGGACGCACGCAGTTCGCGACCCAGCGGCGCCAGCAACGTCACCATGGTGGACTGCACTTCGTCCGGCAGGCCGACTTTGATCCCTTCGGCCTCGGCGTAGCTGACGCCCAGGGCTTCGGCAACACCGTTGGTCAACCGGTCTCCTCCGATTCCAACCACCCGGCTCAGCATCAGCTCACCGTTCAGGAGGATGGTGATGGAGGAGTGCTTGAAGCCGATGTCCACCAAGGCAACCACTTCTTTGTTGAAAACGTCCGCTTTGGCCATCTCGAACGCGTTTGGCGGACCAATGAGGCTTGGGACAATCTGCTCCGGAATCAATCCCGCGTTCTTCGCAGCCGTCTGCCAGTCATCAATCAGTTGTCTTTTCGCGCCGCCAACCAGGACCGTGCATTTTTGCGCGGTTTTGGCAGAGTCCGGTTTAACCCCGGACCGCGGTGGAATGATATAACAATCGAACGCATGGTCCGGCAGATCCTGCTGTAAATAGCTTTTGGAATTGAACTTCAGCATAACACGCATGTCCGCCGCGGGCACCAGCGGCAATTCCGCGTGACGCACCAGCGAGTCACCTACGCCGACGGCCAGCACCACTTGTTTGGTGCGGCCGCCCAGGGCCTGATTGATCGCCCCGAGGTGCTCGCCCAGCAACTGGGGTGACAGCCCTTTCTCGTAAGCCGGAGCGTCCTGCAGTGCATAACCCAGAAAATTCAGCGAGTTACCCTTCCGTTGCAAATGGACCGCCTTGGTTGTGCGCGCCCCCAGGTCAATGGCGATTATCTGATCAAGTCGTCTGGTCTGGCTGCTGAGAAATGGCAACGCCATGAATCGCTTGTATATTTTCCGATTTTCAATTGCAAGTACTACTCACCGAACAACTCGGCCGCTCCGTCAAGTTAGCAACTGCTGTGCTCGCCTCTTGAACTCATCCAGGAACGCTTCGGTCAGTGGCGTCAAACGACCGCGCCATAAGACGCCGACCACGACTGGGGCAAAGTCGTCTAACTTCAAGACATGAACGCGCGTCGATATTCGCGCCTTTGGCACCGCGACGGAAAGCCCGATTCCAAAGCCGTTGGACACGTACGTCTCAATCAGATCCAGTGAGTCAACTTCTATCCCCACCGGCCAGGCGATTCCCCGCCGGGCAAGTCCGCTCTGAAAGCGTTTCGTGATTCCTTCGTTGGCGGGTAAACTGATAAGTGTTTCAGAGATCCTGTCCTGACGCCAGATTTCCGCCGCGGATTTGATCCGAAGCGCCTTCGGGACCAACAGCGCCAGGGGCAGTTCGATCAGGCTCATCGTCTTTATCCCCGCCGAAGCCCTACCTTCGATGAGCGTAACCGCCAGGTCCACTTCCTGGCTTTCCAGCCATTGCTCCATCTGCGGCTGGATCCCCTCGCGTAGCGTGATTTTCAACCGCGGGAATCGGGTCCGAAGATGGACCAGCATTTGCGGCAGATGATCGCGCAGGATCACCGACGTGGCAGCGATGCGGACGGGGCCGGCGGAATCGCCCCGAATCCTGTCCGCAACACTTCCGAGGTCGTCAAAAAATGGGCGAATGAACCTGAAGAGTTCCTGGCCCGGCGGCGTGAGCGTGAAGGGGCGGCGATGAAACAACGTCCTGCCGAGAGAATCCTCCAGTTGCAAAATCTGCCCGCTCACAGCTGGTTGCTGGATGCCGTAAGGAATGTTGCGCACCGCTTCGCTGATGCCTCCGTGTTTTGCCACGTAGTAAAAGAGTTCCAGATGATGGATGTTCATTTTGCGCGCAGCCTTCGGTGACAAGGATAATACGCAGGGATTTTCGCATGAGCAAGCGCGTAGCACTTGCAAAAAAGCCGGGGTTCGCCCATAAACGGGGCGCGGCTTGGACGCCGGTTTGCTTTTCTCGTACGCGCTTCAGCTTGTCGGACGGTCCGGTGAGAGAAGTACCGTGCCGAGCAAGGTTGCTCGGAATCCAAGACTCGCTTGGGGCGTTTATTTCGGGCTGTTCGTTATACTCTGATATGAAAATCGCGATCGTTGGTCTGGGCTACGTGGGACTCCCGCTCTCATTGCAATTCGCCAAATCCGGAGTGAGGGTGCTCGGGCTGGACATCGATCCGGCCAAGGTTAAATCACTAAACCAGGGCAGGTCATACATAAAACACATACAGGGCGCCGACATCAAAGAGCAGGTAAAGGCGGGACGCTTTTCCGCGTCGACCGATTTCCGCGGTGTCCGGACGGCGTCGGCAGTAATCATTTGCGTCCCCACGCCTCTGAATAAAAACCGGGAACCGGACATTTCGTACATCCTGAAGACCGGAGAATCAATTGCTCCGCACCTGCGCAAGGGAATCCTGGTCGTTCTGGAGTCAACGACCTATCCCGGGACGACGGACGAGGATCTGCGATCTGTGCTCGAGTCGGGTTCGGGTCTGGAGGCGGGGAAAGATTTTCACCTGGCTTTTTCACCGGAACGCGAAGACCCGGGAAATCCAGACAGCAAGGTTGCCGCGATACCCAAAGTCGTAGGCGGCTACACGGCCGCCTGTCGCGAAAAGGCGGTCGCGTTCTACCGCCGGGCGATCAACACCGTTGTTCCCGTTTCGTCGTGCCGCGCCGCAGAGGCCACCAAGTTGCTCGAGAATATTTTTCGCGGTGTAAACATTGCCCTCGTCAACGAACTCAAAGTGGTTTACGCGGCGATGGGCATCGACGTCTGGGAAGTCATCAACGCCGCCAGAACCAAGCCGTTCGGTTACATGGCGTTTTACCCCGGCCCCGGCCTGGGCGGGCATTGCATTCCCATCGATCCGTTTTATCTGACCTGGAAGGCGCGGGAATATGGACAGAGCACCCGGTTCATCGAACTCGCCGGCGAAATAAACACGGCGATGCCCGAGTACGTTGTTCATCGTGTGATGGAAGCCCTGAACACACGCGAGAAAGCAATGAAAGGAAGCCGGGTTCTCGTTCTGGGTCTGGCCTACAAGGCGGACGTGGACGACATGCGCGAGTCGCCAACCTTCAAGCTGCTCGACTTGTTGAAGTCGCGCGGCGCACACGTCGCTTATTACGACCCCTATATCCCGGTCATCGGCCCGACAAGGGAGCATGCTGACTGGAAGGGCGTACGGTCCGTCAAGTGGGATCGTAAAACGATCCGGGCATTCGATGTTGTGCTGATCTCAACGGCGCACAAGAACGTGAACTATCGCGAGCTGGCAGAATGGTCCGATACAATCGTTGACACACGTAATGCCATGGCGCCCGTCAGAACCAGGCGGGGACAGGTTTGGAAGGCGTAACGAATACGCTACAACGGCTCGAAAAAAGCAGCGCGGCTGGCGGGTTTAATCTTGAACAGGTTTCGCGCAATTCGTTCACCGGGCAGGAGGGCGTTCCGATCTGCGAAGTGATCCCCTCCCTCCAGCCTGCCACCCGGTCAGCTCACTGCCGTGCTTGATCAACTCCCGTTTCAGTGAACGACAACGCGGTAAAAACGGATTGCTGAATTGACGGCATCCGCGTCCTGGTATTCCAGCCATTGGCTCGTGGTTTGAGGCAGCGAGTACCAGATGGTCGTCCAGTTCTGAAGGTCCGCGGTTGCCTGAAGTTCGTAGGTCTGATTGGGCGACCCTAAAAACCTGATCTGCGCTGCGACTCCCGACTGCGGGTTCGATGTCAATTCAAGATTTGGACCGGCGGCGTAGAAAATAATCGGGACTTCATAGGAAATCTCGCTGGAAGGGATGCTTTCCAGACCATCCGAATTGTACGCCGTCACTGCAAAATAATAGGTTGTTCCCTCCTGCAAATTAGTAACGGTCGCGGTTATGTCGCCCGTGACGTTCACGGAATTGGTATAGACACCACTCACGCTTCCGTAATGCACGATGTATCCGACGACGTTCGTCTCCGGGTTCGCGTCCCAGGCGAGAGTCACGTTCTGGCTTCCGTGCGCGCGACAGCAAAAAACAGCCATCGCGAGAATCGCCACGAGAGGGACCTTGCGATTCACGATCGAAACGGCACCGAAAATCAGGCTCGGAATTTTCGTAATAAACATCACGTTTTCCGTTTAGCAGAGCGGGTGCCACGACAGCACAACGACGCAGCCGGACCTGGCAATTCGGACATCGGAACCTTCAATCGATCGAATCGGTCAGGAGGTGAGACTGAAAAACAGGCGACACATTTTTTTGGGCACTCCTCATTCTGCGCGCGCTTCACCCGAATGGAGCCTCATTGTTATACGTTAAATATCAGTGTGTTTTGGAATCACAAATCCCCGGCGGCTGTGTCCCGCTTTTCCACGCACGATGAAGACATCCCGTTGCGAGCCCGCCGGCCGAACTGACCGACACTGGAAATCAAGCGCCATGTCTTTCTGGGCAAGAAAAGTTATTCACCGGGCAGGACGGCTTATTCACAGCAAAACAATCCAATAATCGGACACACCGATGGCAACGATTGGGCACGGGTTTCGTCGCGCAATTATCGTGCGCTTGATCGAGAAGAACACTTGCCTTCTTCTTTGTGGCAACGCCGACCAACGATGCGATGGCGAGGTGGGGTTCTTTGGGTGCTTTCCTTGAATCGGGAGTCGGGCACTGGGTGTACCGCAATTCCCCGACAGAACACAACGTAGTAATAGGAGAGAGAAGCCGGTTGTCCCGTGAATGCCGCTGGTCAGCGATGGCCTCCATCATCAGAATTGTTTAGCAAATCTTCGCATAGTTTGATGGAAGGTCATGACATCTGGACGGCGCAGCCCGAAAAATCGCTTGATTGCGCATGGGTCTGGTAGTATGCCGCACGACACTTTCTCACCCGATGCAGGCGCGACACTCGCCCGCGCCCGGGATTAAATCACGATGCCTACAATCTCTGTTAGCCGGGCGTGGGGGCGCGCAGCGACAGGGCTGGTGCTTTTGCTGACGGGCTGCGAGAACGGTCCGCAACCGCGACGGTGAAGTTGAACCAGTTGGCCGAAGAGTTTTGCAAATGAAGATCGCCGCGGTATTCGCAATGGTCGCCTGTGCGGCCACATCGCCCGTGCCCGGAACAACTCTTCAACCACCGCCCGGCTGGCGCGTGGATCTCGTCGCGCAGGCTCCGGACATCCGTCATCCGTCGGTTGTTTGCGTCGCTCCGGACGGACGCGTGTTCGTCGCAGAAGACCCGATGGACATCAGCACACCGCATGCGGACGCGCAGGAAGGCCGCATCCTCTGCTTTCATCCCGACGGGACACACACGGTGTTCGCCGAAAAACTTCACGCCGTGTTCGGGATGCAATATCTCGAAGGCAAACTATACGTGCTGCACAATCCGAACTTCAGCGTCTTCACCGATGATAACGGCGTGGGAAAGGATCGCACCGAGTTGATCGAATCGATGAACCCCAACCCGTGGGCTCTGGATTGGAACGATCACGTGCCGGCGAATTTCAAGCTTGCGATGGACGGTTATTTCTATGTCGCAGTAGGTGACAAGGGCGTTTACGGGGCGGTGGGCAGGGACGGAAAGCGCGCGGATATGCGGGGCGGCATTCTCCGGATGCGGCCTGATGGCACGGAGCTGGAAGTTTATTGCACGGGCACGCGCAACATTCTCGACGTCGCGCTCACCGACGAAGACGAAATGTTCACCTATGACAACACGGACGAGAATCATTGGATGGGCCGCGTGACGCACATGGTGGACGGAGGCTTCTACGGATATCCGTTTGATTTCATTCCACAGCGGCCCTACACGCTCTGGATGCTCGCAGACTACGGGGCCGGGGCCGCGACCGGAGCGCTTGTCTGCAACGACGATGCCCTGCCGGACGAATACCGCGGGAACCTCTTCCTCGCCGACTTTGGCCAGCGCAACATCCGGCGGGTGCGCGTCGCGCGCGCCGGCGGAACCTTCAAAGCCGTCGCCAGCGAACAGCTTTTTCGGAATCCTCCCGCCGACTTCCGGCCCGTGGGGATCGCGTTCTCGGACGATGGCCTCGGCCTGTTCATCTGCGACTGGCAGCATCGAGACACCAAGGAGAACGTCGTCGTGGGACGGCTCTGGAAACTCACCTGGACCGGGACGAATCATGCCCAACCCCGCCCGCCCTGGTACGTCCACGCGGCCATGGGCAAAACGATTCAAGCCCGCGCCGACGATCTGCTTGCGGCGCTGGCGCACCCGGCCCGCCCGGTTCGACTTGTCGCGCAACGAGCCTTGATCGCCCGTGGTCGCGAAGCGTTGTCACCTCTTGCGGCATTGCTCGATTCAACGGACTCCCCAACACGCGCGCGCGTTCACGCCATCTGGGCATTGGACCGGATTGACGGCGGCAAATCGGCGCGCTCGGCGATCATCAGGGCGGCATCGGGCTCCGATCCTGTCCTCGCGCGGCAGGCGATCCGCCAGCTTGGGAATAGTCGCGCTCGAGGAGCCGTTCCGGAGCTTGCACAGCTCCTTTCCCATATTGATGCTTCAATTCGTTTCCAGGCGGCCACGGCACTTGGGCGGATTGGCGATCCTGCCGCGCTGTCCGAACTGACCCGTGCGCTCGCGGAAGCCGACCTCTTTACCCGCTACGCCGTGTTCCACGCGCTGAATGGCATCGGGCGCGCATCGCCACAGGCGTGGCCGAAAATTGTCGAAGGGTTCGCGAGCGACGACGCAAGGGTGCGCGAGGGGACGGCATTTGCCGTGCGCGAAACTTATGACGTCAAACTGGTGGATGCCCTAGTGGCCGCGTATCGGAAATCGCCGCAAGAGACCACGAACAGGGCGAAGCTGGCAGTATTGGAAACACTCGCCGCTTTGCACCACATGCCTGCGGAATGGAACGGCGAGTGGTGGGCTTATCATCCGTTCCGCCTGTCGCCGCCTGCGAAGACGAACGGATGGGCTGGCACCGCACTGGTACTGACCACCTTGAGCGAGGCGCTGCAGGATCCGAGTCCGCTGATTCGCGGCGCTTCAGTGGAAGGCTTGCAGCAGGTGCAGAACTCTGATGCCGGCGCGATGCTGCTCGCGCGCTTCGACGGTGAGAAAGACCCCGGTGTCAGACGCGCGATTCTTCGCGCACTGGCCGTGCTGAGGTACCCCGCCGCCGCACCTCTCGCGGCGCGCCTAATAGAGGACGATTCATCGCGGAAGGAATCCGCCTCCGAGGTCATGCTGCTGGCCAAGGCAACAGGCGGAAGCGCGGTGGTGGACGCGTTGCAATCGGTCATCCGTTCCTGCTTAGACGCAGCTTATGTCCGCGAGGCCATAGACGCTCTCGGAGAGATTTCCCAGGGACAGG comes from the Candidatus Angelobacter sp. genome and includes:
- the pilM gene encoding pilus assembly protein PilM, which gives rise to MALPFLSSQTRRLDQIIAIDLGARTTKAVHLQRKGNSLNFLGYALQDAPAYEKGLSPQLLGEHLGAINQALGGRTKQVVLAVGVGDSLVRHAELPLVPAADMRVMLKFNSKSYLQQDLPDHAFDCYIIPPRSGVKPDSAKTAQKCTVLVGGAKRQLIDDWQTAAKNAGLIPEQIVPSLIGPPNAFEMAKADVFNKEVVALVDIGFKHSSITILLNGELMLSRVVGIGGDRLTNGVAEALGVSYAEAEGIKVGLPDEVQSTMVTLLAPLGRELRASVDFFEHQQDKPVTQVFVSGGSARSDYIVQILQTELMVPCTSWNPTTFLNMALPPQQMGEVDQIAPQLSVVIGAALASL
- a CDS encoding HEAT repeat domain-containing protein, with the protein product MKIAAVFAMVACAATSPVPGTTLQPPPGWRVDLVAQAPDIRHPSVVCVAPDGRVFVAEDPMDISTPHADAQEGRILCFHPDGTHTVFAEKLHAVFGMQYLEGKLYVLHNPNFSVFTDDNGVGKDRTELIESMNPNPWALDWNDHVPANFKLAMDGYFYVAVGDKGVYGAVGRDGKRADMRGGILRMRPDGTELEVYCTGTRNILDVALTDEDEMFTYDNTDENHWMGRVTHMVDGGFYGYPFDFIPQRPYTLWMLADYGAGAATGALVCNDDALPDEYRGNLFLADFGQRNIRRVRVARAGGTFKAVASEQLFRNPPADFRPVGIAFSDDGLGLFICDWQHRDTKENVVVGRLWKLTWTGTNHAQPRPPWYVHAAMGKTIQARADDLLAALAHPARPVRLVAQRALIARGREALSPLAALLDSTDSPTRARVHAIWALDRIDGGKSARSAIIRAASGSDPVLARQAIRQLGNSRARGAVPELAQLLSHIDASIRFQAATALGRIGDPAALSELTRALAEADLFTRYAVFHALNGIGRASPQAWPKIVEGFASDDARVREGTAFAVRETYDVKLVDALVAAYRKSPQETTNRAKLAVLETLAALHHMPAEWNGEWWAYHPFRLSPPAKTNGWAGTALVLTTLSEALQDPSPLIRGASVEGLQQVQNSDAGAMLLARFDGEKDPGVRRAILRALAVLRYPAAAPLAARLIEDDSSRKESASEVMLLAKATGGSAVVDALQSVIRSCLDAAYVREAIDALGEISQGQAAPLLQATARSGPVQTRIAAIAVLGRLSATDTGKTLIDLLDDSEPEIRGAALHALAQAKIAAAVPALLRAWQSPELKVEAASALARTPDVRAIDVYLEGLSSRQASLRSACRTALGRIRDEALPLLAPRFKSLPLDVVGELQQVYRGNAGASTAGLFAIEARRPDREAYLAFSLATPGDGNRGERLFHDRSGVACINCHRVKGEGMDIGPDLSGVGAQFDRRALAESILWPSRAVKEGYNVVEVVLNDGDEVSGMIRGETSESLSLQPAVGEPLSIQKAKIKARRPTELSLMPDGLEAGLSLEDFADLLSYLESLRSGS
- a CDS encoding fibronectin type III domain-containing protein is translated as MFITKIPSLIFGAVSIVNRKVPLVAILAMAVFCCRAHGSQNVTLAWDANPETNVVGYIVHYGSVSGVYTNSVNVTGDITATVTNLQEGTTYYFAVTAYNSDGLESIPSSEISYEVPIIFYAAGPNLELTSNPQSGVAAQIRFLGSPNQTYELQATADLQNWTTIWYSLPQTTSQWLEYQDADAVNSAIRFYRVVVH
- a CDS encoding LysR family transcriptional regulator — translated: MNIHHLELFYYVAKHGGISEAVRNIPYGIQQPAVSGQILQLEDSLGRTLFHRRPFTLTPPGQELFRFIRPFFDDLGSVADRIRGDSAGPVRIAATSVILRDHLPQMLVHLRTRFPRLKITLREGIQPQMEQWLESQEVDLAVTLIEGRASAGIKTMSLIELPLALLVPKALRIKSAAEIWRQDRISETLISLPANEGITKRFQSGLARRGIAWPVGIEVDSLDLIETYVSNGFGIGLSVAVPKARISTRVHVLKLDDFAPVVVGVLWRGRLTPLTEAFLDEFKRRAQQLLT
- a CDS encoding nucleotide sugar dehydrogenase, which encodes MKIAIVGLGYVGLPLSLQFAKSGVRVLGLDIDPAKVKSLNQGRSYIKHIQGADIKEQVKAGRFSASTDFRGVRTASAVIICVPTPLNKNREPDISYILKTGESIAPHLRKGILVVLESTTYPGTTDEDLRSVLESGSGLEAGKDFHLAFSPEREDPGNPDSKVAAIPKVVGGYTAACREKAVAFYRRAINTVVPVSSCRAAEATKLLENIFRGVNIALVNELKVVYAAMGIDVWEVINAARTKPFGYMAFYPGPGLGGHCIPIDPFYLTWKAREYGQSTRFIELAGEINTAMPEYVVHRVMEALNTREKAMKGSRVLVLGLAYKADVDDMRESPTFKLLDLLKSRGAHVAYYDPYIPVIGPTREHADWKGVRSVKWDRKTIRAFDVVLISTAHKNVNYRELAEWSDTIVDTRNAMAPVRTRRGQVWKA